One Streptococcus gallolyticus subsp. gallolyticus DSM 16831 DNA window includes the following coding sequences:
- a CDS encoding BglG family transcription antiterminator — protein sequence MLLTKREEQLLKAFLEFGKLSIDNISDILKVSKRTVYRTIADLTDSLAILDVDIVKEENKYQLLGNLENLSDFTTQVAYTRNERLNLITYQLLISDEEVTNDDLQEQFAVSNVTIIQDIADIEKRLKDFDLILERKKGYFLSSPTHNKRRVLAILLTNNISLPNFWKHDYNHFTIVSSEQLKQATEVFQRYQKELPEFDAKLTQFFIILLALTNWGQVELRSTPVTKVSLEFSQKVFADFSRMSGQFYSLKEILYYAEMVDELAVKRQETPLFNENFDSEFFYNVSNLIDKVARYTKINFAKDQVLFKFLFNHIRLNLAVPLIFEESNSTSIAHQTLHSNEYLHRVVSLLVKEIFPAYLQSEREYELITLHFASSLRRSPDIYPISLLLLTDERPLATELLVTRIKTIAPFVETIQVKASSQYDAKDKEYYDSVLSTKVLRDDDIKMISIYPDAKELLTLQEYLQNVQAHREVRVREQIIRTPQYDFQKYLLASQMLLSRFAYQHIDNPKSFVETVPTLIDNIEGITDKNYLSQKLLQRFKTSPMAIPETNLALLHTYSSKVTKSCFVIFDLENPVPAMSMNHQEEEISRVLVMLTRLNESDEVRDLMTAISQSIIENHLYTEIYKTGNKDIIYQLLNQIFTEKIKKLEN from the coding sequence ATGCTATTAACAAAACGAGAAGAACAGTTGTTGAAAGCTTTCTTAGAATTTGGAAAGCTTTCAATTGATAATATTTCAGATATTTTAAAGGTGTCAAAACGTACGGTTTATCGTACAATTGCTGACTTAACAGATAGTCTAGCGATACTAGATGTTGACATTGTTAAAGAAGAGAACAAGTATCAATTATTGGGAAATTTGGAAAATCTTTCTGACTTTACAACGCAAGTTGCCTATACACGCAATGAACGTCTTAATTTGATTACTTATCAGCTTTTGATTAGTGATGAAGAAGTCACAAACGATGATTTACAAGAACAATTTGCGGTTAGCAATGTCACGATTATCCAAGATATTGCGGATATTGAAAAACGCCTAAAAGATTTTGATTTAATCTTAGAGAGAAAAAAAGGCTATTTTTTGAGTAGTCCAACTCACAATAAGCGGAGAGTTTTGGCAATATTGTTAACGAATAATATCAGTCTGCCAAATTTTTGGAAACATGACTACAATCACTTTACCATTGTTTCTTCTGAACAATTGAAACAAGCGACTGAAGTTTTTCAACGTTATCAAAAAGAACTTCCTGAATTTGATGCGAAGTTGACTCAATTTTTCATTATTTTACTAGCTTTGACAAATTGGGGGCAAGTTGAGTTGAGGTCAACACCTGTTACGAAAGTATCACTTGAATTCTCGCAGAAAGTTTTTGCTGATTTTTCACGCATGAGTGGGCAATTTTATAGCTTAAAAGAAATTCTTTATTATGCTGAGATGGTGGATGAATTAGCTGTCAAACGTCAAGAAACACCTCTATTTAATGAAAATTTTGACAGTGAATTCTTCTATAACGTTTCAAATCTCATCGATAAAGTTGCTCGTTATACTAAAATCAATTTTGCTAAAGATCAGGTTTTGTTTAAATTTCTATTTAACCATATTCGTTTAAATTTAGCTGTTCCGCTGATTTTTGAGGAATCAAATAGTACTTCAATTGCTCACCAGACGCTTCATAGCAACGAATACCTTCATCGAGTAGTGAGCTTATTAGTTAAAGAAATTTTTCCAGCTTACCTACAGAGTGAGCGAGAGTACGAGTTAATCACTTTGCATTTTGCTTCTAGTTTACGTCGTAGCCCAGATATTTACCCTATTTCGCTGTTATTGTTAACGGACGAACGCCCATTGGCTACGGAATTATTAGTGACAAGGATAAAGACCATTGCGCCTTTTGTTGAAACAATCCAAGTCAAAGCAAGTTCTCAGTATGATGCTAAGGACAAGGAATACTACGACAGCGTTTTATCAACCAAGGTTTTACGCGATGATGACATCAAGATGATTTCAATTTATCCAGATGCAAAAGAATTATTAACGTTACAAGAATACCTTCAAAATGTGCAGGCACATCGAGAAGTGAGAGTTCGTGAACAAATCATTCGGACACCGCAGTATGATTTTCAAAAATATTTGCTTGCCAGTCAAATGCTTCTCAGTCGTTTTGCCTATCAGCATATCGATAATCCAAAATCATTTGTCGAAACTGTGCCGACATTGATAGATAATATCGAGGGCATTACGGATAAGAATTACCTATCTCAAAAATTATTGCAACGTTTCAAGACAAGTCCAATGGCTATTCCAGAAACCAATCTTGCCTTGCTTCACACTTATTCAAGTAAGGTTACGAAAAGTTGTTTTGTTATTTTTGATTTGGAAAATCCTGTGCCAGCCATGTCCATGAATCACCAAGAAGAAGAAATTTCACGGGTGCTTGTCATGCTAACTCGTCTCAACGAGAGCGATGAAGTTAGAGATTTAATGACGGCTATTAGTCAATCTATTATCGAAAATCATTTGTACACAGAAATTTACAAAACGGGTAATAAGGATATTATCTATCAACTACTCAATCAAATTTTTACGGAAAAAATAAAGAAACTGGAGAATTAG
- a CDS encoding PTS sugar transporter subunit IIA, with the protein MDFQKDLIKLNESFDTKEEAIRYCGRLLFQGGYVQEDYIEAMIQRDNDLSVYMGNFIAIPHGTDEAKEKVLESGITVVQVPDGVNFGTEDNPQIATVLFGIAGIGNEHLEMIQKISIFCADVDNVVKLADAQSKDEIIRLLNNVE; encoded by the coding sequence ATGGATTTTCAAAAAGATTTAATCAAGTTAAATGAATCATTTGACACCAAAGAAGAAGCCATTCGGTATTGTGGCAGACTTTTGTTTCAAGGTGGTTATGTTCAAGAAGATTACATTGAAGCAATGATTCAACGTGACAATGACCTTTCTGTTTATATGGGGAATTTTATCGCTATTCCTCATGGAACAGATGAAGCTAAAGAGAAAGTCTTGGAATCAGGCATTACCGTTGTTCAAGTGCCAGATGGTGTGAATTTTGGGACTGAAGATAATCCGCAGATTGCAACGGTTCTGTTTGGAATTGCAGGAATTGGGAACGAACATTTGGAAATGATTCAAAAAATCTCAATTTTCTGTGCTGATGTTGATAACGTCGTCAAATTGGCAGATGCGCAATCAAAAGACGAGATTATTCGATTATTAAATAATGTGGAATAG
- a CDS encoding mannitol-1-phosphate 5-dehydrogenase, which translates to MKNAVHFGAGNIGRGFIGDILSKNNVAITFVDVNERVIDELNKRHSYEIEVAEEGQPHIVVKNVSGVNNSKNPDEVIKAIASADIITTAIGPNILPFIAELIAKGIEARKAAGNNTPIDVLACENMIGGSQYLYQEVKKYLSADDLVFAEQYVGFPNAAVDRIVPAQTHEDPLFVVVEPFNEWVVETSRMKNPTFKLTGVHYEKDLEPFIERKLFSVNSGHATSAYTGAFYGAKTILEALKDDRVKAQVEAVLGEIRSLLIAKWNFDEQALIDYHKIIISRFENPFIVDDVNRVARTPIRKLGYDERFIRPIRELKERQLSYQNLLKTIAFVFNYNDSNDEQSVQLQELLATKPLPEVVADVTGLTDQDLISEIVDSIENL; encoded by the coding sequence ATGAAAAATGCAGTACATTTTGGTGCAGGAAATATAGGACGTGGTTTTATTGGTGATATTCTTTCAAAGAATAATGTTGCCATTACCTTTGTTGATGTTAATGAACGCGTGATTGACGAGCTTAACAAACGACATTCCTATGAAATCGAAGTCGCCGAGGAAGGGCAACCGCATATCGTTGTCAAAAATGTAAGCGGTGTCAATAATTCTAAAAATCCTGATGAGGTTATCAAGGCTATTGCCAGTGCGGATATTATCACGACCGCAATCGGTCCTAATATTCTGCCGTTTATTGCTGAGTTAATCGCAAAAGGAATTGAAGCTCGCAAAGCTGCTGGGAACAACACACCGATTGACGTTCTAGCTTGTGAAAATATGATTGGTGGTTCGCAATATTTGTACCAAGAAGTGAAGAAGTATTTATCAGCAGACGATTTGGTATTTGCTGAACAGTACGTTGGTTTTCCAAATGCAGCAGTAGATCGTATCGTACCAGCACAAACTCATGAAGATCCTCTTTTTGTTGTTGTAGAACCTTTCAATGAATGGGTAGTTGAAACAAGTCGTATGAAAAATCCAACCTTTAAACTAACTGGAGTTCATTACGAAAAAGACTTGGAACCATTTATTGAACGAAAACTTTTCTCAGTTAATTCAGGTCACGCAACGTCAGCTTATACAGGTGCATTTTATGGCGCTAAGACAATCTTAGAAGCTCTAAAAGATGATCGTGTCAAGGCTCAAGTTGAAGCTGTTCTTGGTGAGATTCGCAGTCTTCTCATTGCTAAGTGGAACTTTGACGAGCAGGCATTGATTGATTATCATAAAATTATCATCAGTCGGTTTGAAAATCCTTTTATCGTTGATGATGTCAATAGAGTAGCTAGAACACCGATTCGTAAACTTGGTTATGATGAACGTTTTATTCGTCCAATTCGTGAATTAAAAGAACGTCAGTTATCTTATCAAAATCTCCTTAAGACAATTGCTTTTGTTTTTAATTACAACGATTCAAACGATGAACAAAGTGTTCAATTGCAAGAACTTTTGGCGACAAAACCATTACCAGAAGTAGTTGCTGATGTGACAGGTTTAACAGACCAAGACTTGATTTCAGAGATTGTTGATAGCATCGAAAATCTATAA
- a CDS encoding zinc ribbon domain-containing protein YjdM encodes MSLPNCPQCNSEYVYEDGLLLVCPECAYEWNPSDSVEEEGLVVLDSNGTRLADGDSVTIVKNLKVKGAPKDLKQGTRVKNIRLVEGDHNIDCKIDGFGAMKLKSEFVKKL; translated from the coding sequence ATGTCTTTACCAAATTGTCCACAATGTAACTCTGAGTATGTTTACGAAGATGGTTTATTACTAGTTTGCCCAGAGTGCGCTTATGAATGGAATCCAAGCGATTCAGTTGAAGAAGAAGGCTTGGTTGTTCTTGATAGCAACGGTACACGTCTTGCTGACGGAGATAGCGTTACTATCGTGAAAAATCTAAAAGTAAAAGGTGCACCAAAAGACCTTAAACAAGGTACTCGTGTGAAAAACATTCGTCTTGTTGAAGGTGACCACAACATTGATTGTAAAATTGATGGTTTTGGCGCAATGAAATTAAAATCAGAGTTTGTAAAAAAATTGTAA
- a CDS encoding amino acid ABC transporter permease: MSYILQVLPSLLDGAKVTLQVFCIVIVLSIPFGAVLAFLMQIKFKPLQWLLTLYVWIMRGTPLLLQLIFFYYVLPSVGVVMDRLPAAILAFTLNYAAYFAEIFRGGIAAIPKGQYEAAKVLKLNQLQTIHYIILPQVFKIVLPSVFNEIINLVKDSSLVYVLGVGDLLLASKTAANRDATLAPMFVAGAIYLLMIGVVTLISKQTEKKFNYYK, from the coding sequence ATGTCATATATTTTACAAGTTCTGCCAAGCTTGTTAGATGGCGCTAAGGTAACTTTGCAAGTTTTCTGTATTGTTATTGTTTTGTCAATACCGTTTGGTGCTGTCTTGGCTTTTTTGATGCAGATTAAATTCAAACCATTACAATGGTTGTTGACGTTATATGTTTGGATTATGCGTGGAACACCATTGTTATTACAATTAATTTTCTTCTACTACGTGTTGCCGAGTGTTGGTGTTGTAATGGATCGCTTGCCAGCAGCTATTTTAGCGTTCACGTTGAATTACGCAGCTTATTTTGCAGAAATTTTTCGCGGAGGTATTGCAGCCATTCCTAAAGGGCAATACGAAGCAGCTAAGGTTTTAAAACTAAATCAACTCCAAACGATTCATTATATTATCTTACCGCAAGTGTTCAAGATTGTTTTACCAAGTGTTTTCAATGAAATTATTAATCTTGTTAAAGATTCATCATTGGTTTACGTTCTTGGTGTGGGCGATTTGTTGCTTGCAAGTAAAACCGCAGCCAATCGTGATGCCACATTAGCACCGATGTTTGTTGCTGGAGCAATTTACCTATTGATGATTGGTGTGGTGACACTGATTTCAAAACAAACTGAGAAAAAATTTAATTACTATAAATAA